TTTCAAGAAGGAAACAGGTTGTGAGATCGCTTTGGGTTGCACTGCGACGGCAGATTTCCTCGTCCCGGACAAGGACGACCGCAAGACGGCCGACAAGTTCTTCGTGAACCTCGCTTTCCGCCTGCCGTTCTTCGACAGCGGCAAGGATGGCGATCTCAAGCTCCAGGTGGCCAAGCTCGATGCCGAAAGCGACTACCTCGCTGACGTGCGCGATATCAACCAGAAGGTGGCCCGCCTGACCGAGGAAGTGCTTGCCATGATTGGCCAGTGGAAGGTGCAGAAGGAATATGTGCAGCAGGTGAACGCGAGCGGGTTCATGGAACAGTTCGCGATTAATGCCGGCTCCGACCCCCTGTTGCTCCTGCGCGCCAAGGAAAGTTCGCTCGAAAGCGACATGAAGGCTGTCAAGCTGGAATACGATATTTTCGTGCGCTACCTGGAATTGCTCAACTATGCGGGCATCCTTGCCCGCGAGGGTAGCGCAAACCATCTCCGTGAGGCTTTGAAGTAATATGGCAGAAGCCCGTGGATTTAGCCTTCTCGAACGTTTCGAGCTGAAGTACCATATCCCCGTCGCGTGGGCGGACCGGATTGGTGCCTTCCTTGCTCCGTATTGCGAAGAAGACTATTATTCCAAGATTACTCCGGGTGGTTTCTACTGGATTACGAACCTGTACCTGGATAGCCCCAAGTGGACATTCCTCGGTTGGAAAAAGAAACAACTCCTGGACCGCTTCAACATGCGCATCCGCACCTACGGCGAGCATCCGGCTCAGGACGGCACGTTCCATTTCGAGGTCAAGCGCAAGATCCGTAGCATCTGCTACAAGAGCCGCGCCACTATCAAGGGAATCAACCCCGGTGAAGTCTGGCACATGAAGCCCGATGAATGGCCTTGCAAGACGGACAAGGATCGCAAGTACCTCAAGGATTTCCTTTACAAGACGGAACTCCACGGGGCTCACCCGCGCCTCTTGACGCAGTACAAGCGTCGCGCCTGGTTCGGGCTCCGCGAGGAATATTCCCGCGTCACTATCGATACGGGCATGCGCTTCCGCGAAGAGAACGGGTTTGATTACACGGTGGACCCGCACTACATGCATTCGACCGGACTTCCGAGGTTTTTCCAGCCGGGAATGGACGCTGTGCTCGAATTAAAGTGTCCTTGCTCACAGGTGCCATACTGGATGT
This genomic window from uncultured Fibrobacter sp. contains:
- a CDS encoding polyphosphate polymerase domain-containing protein, which translates into the protein MAEARGFSLLERFELKYHIPVAWADRIGAFLAPYCEEDYYSKITPGGFYWITNLYLDSPKWTFLGWKKKQLLDRFNMRIRTYGEHPAQDGTFHFEVKRKIRSICYKSRATIKGINPGEVWHMKPDEWPCKTDKDRKYLKDFLYKTELHGAHPRLLTQYKRRAWFGLREEYSRVTIDTGMRFREENGFDYTVDPHYMHSTGLPRFFQPGMDAVLELKCPCSQVPYWMFDLIRFLNLKHSAFSKFGNAAAEWKRVYENPRRFKSPYWTKLAGNF